One region of Quercus lobata isolate SW786 chromosome 2, ValleyOak3.0 Primary Assembly, whole genome shotgun sequence genomic DNA includes:
- the LOC115977367 gene encoding glutamate receptor 2.8-like isoform X2, with protein sequence MANQKPLLSKFLSFLLLSLSLSLSLWGQPPLVMAKEVIPIGVVLDLKSPVGRVAESYMSMALSDFYAVNHNYGTRLSLLTKDSGNDIIAAASAALDLIKNEEVQAIIGPQKSAQARFVTELSRISQVPIMSFSATSPSLSPSQNPFFIRTTQDDSAQVKTIADIVKAFGWREIVPIYEDTEYGNGLIPYLMDALQEIDTRVPYRSVIPPSSNNTEIREELNKLKANHTRIFLVHMTASLGSKFFVQAKNAEMMSEGYAWILTAGLSSLLDPISSKVMDSMQGVLGVRPYLPPSKHLKDFERKWKRNLTSIKTRSKTTTSLNLFGLWAYDTVWALAMAVEKAGIVHSSFLKQNASSSNVDLAALGIFEMGTRLHNTILTTKFQGLSGNFHLVKGQLEPSAFELFNIIGKTEIIIGYWTRQRGFSKDLNDNGEEAYSTSKERLKPLIWPGYTTDQPTKLRIGVPVRKTFQEILKVEWDSPTDKPIISGFSIDVFLAVQRELPFPLPYEFIPYMNKDKQSNGTYDELLYQIKTQKYDAVVGDITILASRALYVDFTLPYTEAGVSMVVLVKDDESKNLWIFLKPLSLNLWLTTGATFIFTGFVVWVLEHRVNTEFRGPPKQQLGLIFWFSFSTLAFAHREKVVNNWSRFVLIIWIFLVLILTQSYTASLTSMLTVQRLQPTFVDVKEIKKNGYFVGYPKNSFLKGILIKQLGFHESKLKPYETHEEYHEALSNGTHYGGVAAIFDEIPYLKLFLAKYCSKYTMVGPIYKTDGFGFAFRQRSPLVPYISKAIFNVTQDKDKIEAIEKKYFSSQTACEGQSTTISSYSQSLGVDSFGGLFLITGITSIVSLLINVFNFIYSHWPVSNDNNSTGNSFWSKIVEMAKHFDQKDLSHDFKREESRFHAVVNPNVLDPSPRPSIDEMQSHSRNSIEGTDGVVIHDDNRSLSSSSKA encoded by the exons CATTGGATTTAATAAAGAATGAAGAAGTTCAGGCTATTATAGGACCTCAAAAGTCTGCACAAGCAAGGTTTGTGACAGAACTTAGCCGCATATCTCAGGTTCCCATAATGTCCTTTTCAGCCACAAGtccctctctttctccatcCCAAAACCCATTTTTCATACGTACAACCCAAGATGACTCTGCACAGGTTAAAACCATAGCAGACATTGTTAAGGCCTTTGGTTGGCGGGAGATTGTCCCTATCTATGAAGACACAGAGTATGGGAATGGTTTAATTCCCTATTTAATGGATGCGTTACAAGAGATTGACACACGGGTACCATACAGAAGTGTCATTCCTCCATCTTCTAATAATACTGAAATCAGAGAAGAGCTTAACAAGTTAAAGGCAAATCATACAAGAATATTTCTCGTGCACATGACTGCTTCACTTGGCTCCAAGTTCTTTGTACAGGCAAAGAATGCAGAAATGATGAGCGAAGGGTATGCATGGATCCTCACAGCAGGGTtgtcatctttgcttgatcctATAAGCTCAAAGGTCATGGACTCAATGCAAGGTGTATTAGGAGTAAGGCCATACTTACCCCCATCTAAACATCTTAaagattttgaaagaaaatggaagagaaatTTAACCTCAATCAAAACAAGGAGCAAGACTACTACTAGCTTAAACCTCTTTGGATTATGGGCATATGATACAGTTTGGGCATTGGCTATGGCAGTGGAAAAGGCTGGCATAGTGCATTCTAGCTTCTTGAAGCAAAATGCTAGCAGCAGTAATGTTGATCTTGCAGCCTTAGGCATTTTTGAAATGGGTACAAGGCTTCACAATACAATTCTAACAACTAAATTTCAAGGCCTAAGTGGGAATTTTCATTTGGTTAAGGGACAGCTAGAGCCTTCAGCCTTTGAACTGTTCAATATAATAGGAAAAACTGAGATTATTATTGGATATTGGACTCGACAGAGAGGGTTTTCAAAAGATTTGAATGATAATGGTGAAGAGGCATACTCAACTTCAAAGGAGAGACTTAAACCACTGATCTGGCCAGGATACACAACAGATCAGCCTACAAAGTTAAGGATTGGGGTTCCAGTGAGAAAAACTTTTCAAGAAATCTTGAAAGTAGAATGGGATTCTCCTACTGATAAGCCTATCATATCAGGGTTCTCTATTGATGTGTTCCTTGCTGTACAACGTGAATTACCCTTTCCccttccttacgaatttatacCCTACATGAATAAAGATAAGCAGAGTAATGGGACATACGATGAACTTCTTTACCAAATTAAAACTcag AAGTACGACGCAGTTGTTGGAGACATAACAATCCTAGCTAGTCGTGCCTTGTATGTTGATTTCACTTTGCCATATACAGAAGCAGGAGTGTCAATGGTAGTTCTAGTGAAAGATGATGAAAGCAAGAACTTGTGGATCTTCTTAAAGCCACTAAGCTTGAATTTATGGTTAACAACTGGTGCAACATTCATTTTTACAGGTTTTGTAGTATGGGTTCTTGAACATCGTGTAAACACGGAGTTTAGAGGCCCTCCAAAGCAACAACTTGGCTTGATTTTCTGGTTCTCCTTCTCAACACTTGCCTTTGCTCATA GGGAGAAAGTCGTAAATAATTGGTCAAGATTTGTGCTAATCATATGGATTTTCTTGGTACTCATCCTAACTCAAAGTTATACTGCAAGCTTAACCTCAATGTTGACAGTACAGAGATTGCAGCCTACATTTGTGGATGTTAAAGAGATTAAAAAGAATGGTTATTTTGTTGGATATCCAAAGAATTCCTTTCTTAAAGGGATTCTAATAAAACAATTAGGTTTCCATGAGTCCAAGTTGAAGCCATATGAAACCCATGAGGAGTACCACGAAGCACTGTCAAATGGAACCCACTATGGTGGTGTTGCAgctatttttgatgaaattcCCTATTTGAAGTTGTTCCTTGCAAAGTATTGCTCTAAGTATACCATGGTTGGACCCATCTACAAAACTGATGGATTTGGCTTT GCCTTTCGACAACGATCTCCTTTAGTCCCTTACATTTCGAAGGCAATTTTTAATGTCActcaagataaagataaaattgaagCTATTGAGAAGAAGTACTTTTCAAGTCAAACTGCTTGTGAAGGTCAGAGCACCACAATCTCTTCATATAGTCAAAGTCTTGGCGTGGATAGCTTTGGGGGCCTTTTCCTCATCACAGGAATCACTTCTATAGTTTCACTCTTGATTAATGTGTTTAACTTCATTTACTCACACTGGCCAGTTTCAAATGACAACAATAGTACTGGCAACTCCTTTTGGTCCAAAATAGTTGAAATGGCAAAACATTTTGACCAAAAAGATCTCTCACACGACTTCaaaagagaagaatcaaggTTTCATGCCGTAGTCAATCCTAACGTTTTGGACCCTTCGCCTAGACCTAGTATTGATGAGATGCAGAGCCACTCAAGGAATTCCATTGAAGGAACAGATGGTGTGGTTATACACGATGACAACAGAAGTCTTTCTTCAAGCTCAAAGGCATGA
- the LOC115977367 gene encoding glutamate receptor 2.8-like isoform X3 — protein sequence MANQKPLLSKFLSFLLLSLSLSLSLWGQPPLVMAKEVIPIGVVLDLKSPVGRVAESYMSMALSDFYAVNHNYSTRLSLLIKDSGNDIIAAASAALDLIKNEEVQAIIGPQKSAQARFVTELSRISQVPIMSFSATSPSLSPSQNPFFIRTTQDDSAQVKTIADIVKAFGWREIVPIYEDTEYGNGLIPYLMDALQEIDTRVPYRSVIPPSSNNTEIREELNKLKANHTRIFLVHMTASLGSKFFVQAKNAEMMSEGYAWILTAGLSSLLDPISSKVMDSMQGVLGVRPYLPPSKHLKDFERKWKRNLTSIKTRSKTTTSLNLFGLWAYDTVWALAMAVEKAGIVHSSFLKQNASSSNVDLAALGIFEMGTRLHNTILTTKFQGLSGNFHLVKGQLEPSAFELFNIIGKTEIIIGYWTRQRGFSKDLNDNGEEAYSTSKERLKPLIWPGYTTDQPTKLRIGVPVRKTFQEILKVEWDSPTDKPIISGFSIDVFLAVQRELPFPLPYEFIPYMNKDKQSNGTYDELLYQIKTQKYDAVVGDITILASRALYVDFTLPYTEAGVSMVVLVKDDESKNLWIFLKPLSLNLWLTTGATFIFTGFVVWVLEHRVNTEFRGPPKQQLGLIFWFSFSTLAFAHREKVVNNWSRFVLIIWIFLVLILTQSYTASLTSMLTVQRLQPTFVDVKEIKKNGYFVGYPKNSFLKGILIKQLGFHESKLKPYETHEEYHEALSNGTHYGGVAAIFDEIPYLKLFLAKYCSKYTMVGPIYKTDGFGFAFRQRSPLVPYISKAIFNVTQDKDKIEAIEKKYFSSQTACEGQSTTISSYSQSLGVDSFGGLFLITGITSIVSLLINVFNFIYSHWPVSNDNNSTGNSFWSKIVEMAKHFDQKDLSHDFKREESRFHAVVNPNVLDPSPRPSIDEMQSHSRNSIEGTDGVVIHDDNRSLSSSSKA from the exons CATTGGATTTAATAAAGAATGAAGAAGTTCAGGCTATTATAGGACCTCAAAAGTCTGCACAAGCAAGGTTTGTGACAGAACTTAGCCGCATATCTCAGGTTCCCATAATGTCCTTTTCAGCCACAAGtccctctctttctccatcCCAAAACCCATTTTTCATACGTACAACCCAAGATGACTCTGCACAGGTTAAAACCATAGCAGACATTGTTAAGGCCTTTGGTTGGCGGGAGATTGTCCCTATCTATGAAGACACAGAGTATGGGAATGGTTTAATTCCCTATTTAATGGATGCGTTACAAGAGATTGACACACGGGTACCATACAGAAGTGTCATTCCTCCATCTTCTAATAATACTGAAATCAGAGAAGAGCTTAACAAGTTAAAGGCAAATCATACAAGAATATTTCTCGTGCACATGACTGCTTCACTTGGCTCCAAGTTCTTTGTACAGGCAAAGAATGCAGAAATGATGAGCGAAGGGTATGCATGGATCCTCACAGCAGGGTtgtcatctttgcttgatcctATAAGCTCAAAGGTCATGGACTCAATGCAAGGTGTATTAGGAGTAAGGCCATACTTACCCCCATCTAAACATCTTAaagattttgaaagaaaatggaagagaaatTTAACCTCAATCAAAACAAGGAGCAAGACTACTACTAGCTTAAACCTCTTTGGATTATGGGCATATGATACAGTTTGGGCATTGGCTATGGCAGTGGAAAAGGCTGGCATAGTGCATTCTAGCTTCTTGAAGCAAAATGCTAGCAGCAGTAATGTTGATCTTGCAGCCTTAGGCATTTTTGAAATGGGTACAAGGCTTCACAATACAATTCTAACAACTAAATTTCAAGGCCTAAGTGGGAATTTTCATTTGGTTAAGGGACAGCTAGAGCCTTCAGCCTTTGAACTGTTCAATATAATAGGAAAAACTGAGATTATTATTGGATATTGGACTCGACAGAGAGGGTTTTCAAAAGATTTGAATGATAATGGTGAAGAGGCATACTCAACTTCAAAGGAGAGACTTAAACCACTGATCTGGCCAGGATACACAACAGATCAGCCTACAAAGTTAAGGATTGGGGTTCCAGTGAGAAAAACTTTTCAAGAAATCTTGAAAGTAGAATGGGATTCTCCTACTGATAAGCCTATCATATCAGGGTTCTCTATTGATGTGTTCCTTGCTGTACAACGTGAATTACCCTTTCCccttccttacgaatttatacCCTACATGAATAAAGATAAGCAGAGTAATGGGACATACGATGAACTTCTTTACCAAATTAAAACTcag AAGTACGACGCAGTTGTTGGAGACATAACAATCCTAGCTAGTCGTGCCTTGTATGTTGATTTCACTTTGCCATATACAGAAGCAGGAGTGTCAATGGTAGTTCTAGTGAAAGATGATGAAAGCAAGAACTTGTGGATCTTCTTAAAGCCACTAAGCTTGAATTTATGGTTAACAACTGGTGCAACATTCATTTTTACAGGTTTTGTAGTATGGGTTCTTGAACATCGTGTAAACACGGAGTTTAGAGGCCCTCCAAAGCAACAACTTGGCTTGATTTTCTGGTTCTCCTTCTCAACACTTGCCTTTGCTCATA GGGAGAAAGTCGTAAATAATTGGTCAAGATTTGTGCTAATCATATGGATTTTCTTGGTACTCATCCTAACTCAAAGTTATACTGCAAGCTTAACCTCAATGTTGACAGTACAGAGATTGCAGCCTACATTTGTGGATGTTAAAGAGATTAAAAAGAATGGTTATTTTGTTGGATATCCAAAGAATTCCTTTCTTAAAGGGATTCTAATAAAACAATTAGGTTTCCATGAGTCCAAGTTGAAGCCATATGAAACCCATGAGGAGTACCACGAAGCACTGTCAAATGGAACCCACTATGGTGGTGTTGCAgctatttttgatgaaattcCCTATTTGAAGTTGTTCCTTGCAAAGTATTGCTCTAAGTATACCATGGTTGGACCCATCTACAAAACTGATGGATTTGGCTTT GCCTTTCGACAACGATCTCCTTTAGTCCCTTACATTTCGAAGGCAATTTTTAATGTCActcaagataaagataaaattgaagCTATTGAGAAGAAGTACTTTTCAAGTCAAACTGCTTGTGAAGGTCAGAGCACCACAATCTCTTCATATAGTCAAAGTCTTGGCGTGGATAGCTTTGGGGGCCTTTTCCTCATCACAGGAATCACTTCTATAGTTTCACTCTTGATTAATGTGTTTAACTTCATTTACTCACACTGGCCAGTTTCAAATGACAACAATAGTACTGGCAACTCCTTTTGGTCCAAAATAGTTGAAATGGCAAAACATTTTGACCAAAAAGATCTCTCACACGACTTCaaaagagaagaatcaaggTTTCATGCCGTAGTCAATCCTAACGTTTTGGACCCTTCGCCTAGACCTAGTATTGATGAGATGCAGAGCCACTCAAGGAATTCCATTGAAGGAACAGATGGTGTGGTTATACACGATGACAACAGAAGTCTTTCTTCAAGCTCAAAGGCATGA